In Torulaspora globosa chromosome 1, complete sequence, a genomic segment contains:
- the SVP26 gene encoding Svp26p (ancestral locus Anc_5.57) codes for MFLQLISYVGAVLGFLFLTLSIASGLYYISEIVEEHTEATRRFITRAIYTIIATFVLLLLFDSFPFKLSIFSIISNAIYLQNLKTFPFISLTSPVFLLSSCCVVLNHYFWFKYFNDNEIPPQFRFDPNYIPRRRASFSEVASFFGICVWFIPFALFVSLSAGDYVLPTTTTGSSKKTDEQTGEAPRLRKRAVGLARVVINSLRQYVYSIARVFGYEIDPNRGSLIM; via the coding sequence ATGTTTCTCCAATTGATCTCGTACGTTGGTGCAGTTCTGGGGTTCCTATTTTTGACGCTTTCAATTGCTTCAGGATTATACTATATCAGCGAAATTGTCGAGGAACACACTGAAGCAACAAGACGTTTCATAACGAGAGCCATCTACACTATCATAGCCACTTTCgtgttgttgctgttgtttGATTCGTTTCCTTTCAAGCTCTCAATATTTTCTATCATATCAAATGCAATCTACCTGCAGAATCTCAAAACATTTCCATTCATTTCTTTGACCAGCCCTGTGTTCCTTCTAAGCAGTTGCTGCGTTGTTTTAAACCATTATTTCTGGTTTAAATACTTCAATGACAACGAAATACCTCCGCAGTTCAGATTCGATCCAAACTATATCCCCAGGAGACGTGCCAGTTTCTCTGAAGTAGCGTCATTTTTCGGTATCTGCGTTTGGTTCATCCCATTTGCGCTATTCGTCTCTTTAAGTGCAGGAGATTACGTGCTTCCCACTACTACGACAGGAAGTAGCAAGAAGACTGACGAGCAAACAGGAGAGGCTCCTCGTCTGCGCAAGAGGGCGGTTGGTTTGGCTAGGGTTGTAATCAATTCACTGCGCCAGTATGTTTACTCTATTGCCAGAGTATTCGGCTATGAGATAGATCCTAATCGTGGCAGTTTAATCATGTAA
- the OYE2 gene encoding NADPH dehydrogenase (ancestral locus Anc_5.58): MSFVKDFQPIALGDTNLFKPIKIGNNELKHRVVMPPLTRMRAHYPGNVPNDWAIEYYDQRSKRPGTLIITEGTFPSAQSGGYDNAPGIWSESQLEQWKKIFAKIHENKSFVWVQLCFLGRQAFPDTLARDGFPYVSASDEVYMDETQREKAVKSNNPQHGLTKDEIKQYIKEYVQSAKNSIEAGADGVEIHSANGYLLNQFLDPISNKRTDEYGGSIENRARFTLEVVDAVTEAIGCDKVGIRFSPYGTFGTMSGGQEPLIVAQYAYVLGELEKRAKAGKRLAFVHLVEPRVTDPLYTEDEGEYKDGTNDFAYSIWKGPIIRAGNLALHPEDVKKMVADDRTLIGYGRFFISNPDIVDRVEKGLPLTKYVRETFYTMTKEGYTDYPTYDEAVKLGYK, translated from the coding sequence ATGTCATTTGTTAAGGATTTCCAGCCAATTGCTTTGGGTGACACCAATCTATTCAAGCCAATCAAAATTGGGAACAATGAGTTGAAGCACCGTGTTGTCATGCCACCTTTGACCAGAATGAGAGCTCATTACCCTGGTAATGTGCCAAACGATTGGGCCATTGAGTACTACGACCAGCGGTCGAAGAGACCAGGTACTCTCATTATAACCGAGGGAACTTTTCCGTCTGCTCAAAGTGGAGGTTACGACAATGCGCCAGGTATCTGGTCTGAAAGTCAACTTGAgcaatggaagaaaatctttgcaaagattcATGAGAACAAATCCTTTGTATGGGTGCAATTGTGTTTTTTGGGTAGGCAAGCGTTCCCTGATACTTTGGCTAGAGACGGTTTCCCTTACGTGTCCGCTTCCGACGAAGTTTACATGGATGAGACACAGCGTGAGAAGGCGGTCAAGAGCAATAACCCACAGCATGGCTTGACCAAGGACGAGATCAAACAATATATCAAGGAGTACGTGCAATCTGCCAAGAATTCCATAGAAGCTGGTGCCGATGGTGTTGAAATACACAGCGCTAACGGTTACCTATTGAACCAATTTTTAGATCCTATCTCTAACAAGAGGACAGACGAATACGGTGGATCCATTGAAAACAGAGCTCGTTTCACGCTGGAAGTGGTTGATGCTGTTACAGAGGCCATTGGTTGCGACAAAGTCGGTATCAGATTTTCGCCATACGGTACTTTCGGTACTATGTCCGGTGGGCAAGAACCATTGATCGTTGCTCAGTATGCCTACGTCTTGGGTgaactggagaagagagCTAAAGCTGGTAAGCGCCTAGCCTTTGTGCATCTTGTCGAACCTCGTGTCACGGATCCACTTTATACCGAAGATGAAGGGGAATACAAAGACGGTACTAACGACTTCGCTTACTCGATCTGGAAAGGTCCGATCATTAGAGCAGGTAATCTAGCTTTGcatccagaagatgtgaagAAAATGGTAGCCGATGACAGAACTTTGATCGGATACGGTAGGTTCTTTATCTCAAACCCTGATATCGTTGACCGTGTCGAGAAGGGCTTGCCACTAACCAAATATGTCAGAGAGACTTTTTACACAATGACCAAGGAAGGTTACACAGACTATCCGACTTATGACGAGGCTGTTAAATTGGGTTATAAATAG
- the STB5 gene encoding Stb5p (ancestral locus Anc_5.59) — protein MYNGELGGSISCGTKSYSCSRCRRLKKRCSKQVPSCNNCLKAGETCLYLGRAPRRTKKELEEAKLRGEFAPAKRRRCNSATQGSNSENGSYNSENHPNVNALTHKLQPETETKALDRTALDRTSSLASVLGLIAESSQTAASPDLSFNSRNASFRITQSEEAKAFSAGGLSRGGFRTADRDAGEAQMLPASRHEQSKGQLENRELESTPVDAPSIQFEAITGIFKGGRVTPWKTENGQFKPIERSLYDRFLAAYFQHNHKSFYMMDKVAFLNKVSTIRDFNTMDGVVEGHFIFQLYMTMAIGCTTLQRAGMLTGDGEGLSEHFAFLAMKRFRAVIRCQDIETIKCLLLLGIFALFEPKGVSSWTISGIIMRIAIGLGFNRALPNARLKKMSPVDVELRYRVFWSAYCFERLVCTSLGRMSAIDDDEITMPLPRPLHPEEEEDLEVTNMMISVRKMSGRIYKKVHLVSVGRKNYTDEQKEEIVTSLAQEIDHIYNRERAKIQEKSALKNCNDPISFHCSDVWLSMRYAQLNIMLYRPSALIPKPSMESLSKLGDFCLKALKHTYTLYKRKMLPLNWITLFRTLTICNTILYCLCHWSIDFVESKIEMQQCAEILQHFGEKWVFAKKCAVVFQNISTTILDICLSSGQVPNMEKLTRELFGASDEYQEILDENNVDVSWMDKRA, from the coding sequence ATGTACAATGGAGAATTGGGAGGCAGCATCTCCTGTGGGACCAAAAGTTACTCCTGTTCTCGATGCCGcagactgaagaagcgaTGCTCAAAACAGGTACCATCGTGCAACAACTGTTTAAAAGCTGGGGAGACCTGTTTGTACCTTGGTAGGGCTCCCAGAAGGaccaagaaggagctggaagaggCAAAGCTTCGAGGAGAATTCGCACCTGCGAAAAGGCGCCGTTGCAACTCGGCCACGCAGGGCAGCAATAGTGAAAATGGATCCTATAATTCCGAAAATCATCCCAATGTTAATGCCTTAACTCATAAATTGCAGCCCGAGACTGAAACCAAAGCTTTGGATCGAACAGCTTTGGATCGAACCTCTTCGTTGGCCTCCGTTTTGGGATTAATTGCAGAAAGCTCTCAGACAGCTGCATCTCCGGATTTGAGCTTTAACTCGAGAAATGCTTCCTTCCGTATAACCCAAAGTGAGGAAGCTAAGGCATTTTCCGCTGGCGGTCTGTCTCGAGGTGGGTTTCGGACAGCTGACCGCGATGCCGGAGAGGCACAGATGCTCCCTGCTTCACGTCACGAGCAATCGAAAGGTCAATTGGAAAATAGGGAACTGGAATCGACTCCAGTGGACGCACCGTCCATACAATTTGAAGCTATTACGGGTATATTCAAAGGCGGCAGAGTCACGCCATGGAAAACCGAAAATGGTCAGTTTAAGCCGATCGAGAGATCGCTATATGATCGGTTCTTGGCCGCATATTTCCAGCATAATCATAAATCTTTCTACATGATGGACAAAGTGGCTTTTCTGAATAAGGTTTCGACTATCAGAGACTTTAACACAATGGACGGCGTTGTCGAAGGTcatttcatctttcagctgtATATGACGATGGCGATTGGTTGTACCACCCTGCAGAGAGCTGGAATGCTGACCGGCGACGGGGAAGGCCTAAGTGAACATTTTGCTTTTCTGGCAATGAAGCGCTTCCGAGCGGTAATACGTTGTCAAGACATCGAAACTATCAAATGCTTATTGCTTTTGGGTATATTTGCACTTTTTGAACCCAAAGGAGTCTCCTCATGGACTATTAGTGGTATCATCATGAGAATAGCCATCGGACTTGGGTTTAATAGGGCGTTACCCAACGCgaggttgaagaagatgtctcCCGTGGACGTAGAGCTGAGATACCGGGTGTTCTGGAGCGCCTATTGCTTTGAGCGGCTCGTATGCACATCTCTAGGTAGGATGTCGGCGatcgatgacgatgaaatAACCATGCCTCTGCCAAGACCGCTGCACccagaagaggaggaagaccTAGAGGTTACGAATATGATGATCTCAGTGAGAAAAATGAGCGGCCGAATTTACAAGAAAGTCCACCTTGTCAGTGTCGGGCGAAAAAACTACACAGACGagcaaaaagaagagatcgTCACATCTTTGGCGCAGGAGATCGACCATATATACAACCGTGAGCGTGCCAAAATTCAAGAGAAAAGCGCATTGAAAAACTGCAATGATCCAATATCGTTTCACTGCTCAGACGTCTGGCTCTCCATGCGATACGCGCAATTGAATATAATGCTTTACAGGCCATCGGCGTTAATACCGAAGCCTTCCATGGAATCACTATCGAAGCTGGGCGATTTTTGCCTGAAAGCGCTGAAGCATACCTACACGCTCTacaagagaaagatgctgcCGTTGAACTGGATTACATTGTTCCGAACCCTTACCATCTGCAACACCATTCTCTACTGTCTATGCCACTGGAGCATCGATTTTGTCGAAAGCAAAATCGAAATGCAACAATGCGCCGAAATCCTACAACATTTTGGAGAGAAGTGGGTCTTCGCCAAGAAATGCGCCGTTGTGTTCCAAAACATCAGCACCACTATTCTCGACATCTGTCTCAGCTCCGGACAGGTCCCCAATATGGAGAAGCTCACGAGAGAACTATTCGGAGCTAGCGACGAGTACCAAGAGATCCTAGACGAGAACAATGTGGATGTCTCCTGGATGGATAAACGAGCATGA
- the FMO1 gene encoding N,N-dimethylaniline monooxygenase (ancestral locus Anc_5.60): MTVQIMKRLAIIGGGPGGLATARVFLKNSTDYQIDLFEADATVGGLWHYPDTGRDGRPMYEHLETNITKHIMQFSGFPFPSEVPTYPWRKNVFEYLKSYYAAFIENEERVKVHLNTRVLQLSKKASMWNLTARNAEDDSLLEANFDYVVVANGHHLEPRMPDDVAGLDEWVKNGAAIPARDFENCLFARGKNVVVVGNGSSGSDILNQVSTVADKVYHSVRNVESVVSTTGYPKFEGLKTVPTIARVNWPTRTVEFSDGTQIGDIDYLIYATGYLYSLPFADSSLRAQLLGDPDRTSACRIFNLWKQIFYVRDPTLAFSLLPQLIVPFPLAELQAALMVKAFNGDLTVPPQPDDVLDPELLQKQPAYHPIPDFKDVDYYRELQAILDGAGGSNDPLQPVKWNEEYKQMRIASTGDKQKRNIILTQHASNLRAQNKPYELINFSL; this comes from the coding sequence ATGACTGTACAGATAATGAAGAGATTGGCGATCATTGGTGGAGGCCCTGGAGGTCTTGCCACAGCTAGAgtattcttgaaaaattcgacCGACTACCAGATCGACCTGTTCGAAGCAGATGCAACTGTAGGCGGATTGTGGCACTACCCAGACACCGGTCGCGATGGCAGACCGATGTATGAGCACCTGGAGACCAATATAACGAAACATATCATGCAGTTTAGTGGGTTCCCATTTCCAAGTGAAGTGCCAACGTATCCCTGGAGAAAGAATGTGTTTGAGTACTTGAAGAGCTACTACGCTGCTTTCATTGAGAATGAGGAAAGAGTCAAGGTTCATTTGAATACTCGGGTTTTGCAGCTTTCGAAGAAGGCTTCAATGTGGAACCTGACAGCGAGAAACGCCGAGGATGACAGCCTGTTGGAAGCGAATTTTGACTATGTGGTGGTGGCCAACGGCCACCACCTGGAGCCAAGGATGCCGGACGATGTGGCTGGTTTGGATGAGTGGGTAAAGAACGGGGCTGCTATCCCAGCTAGAGATTTCGAAAATTGTCTCTTTGCCAGAGGCAAAAATGTCGTTGTGGTCGGGAACGGTAGTTCAGGGTCTGACATCTTGAACCAGGTGTCGACCGTGGCTGACAAGGTGTACCACAGTGTCAGAAATGTTGAGTCTGTGGTCAGCACTACGGGGTATCCGAAATTCGAGGGGTTGAAAACCGTGCCAACCATTGCACGGGTGAACTGGCCGACTCGTACCGTGGAGTTCTCCGACGGCACCCAAATTGGGGACATTGACTATCTGATTTATGCAACCGGATATCTGTACTCTCTGCCCTTCGCAGACAGCTCTTTGAGGGCCCAATTGCTTGGCGATCCCGACAGGACTTCAGCATGCAGAATTTTCAACCTTTGGAAACAGATATTCTATGTGCGGGACCCGACATTAGCTTTCTCGTTGCTACCTCAATTGATCGTCCCATTCCCGTTAGCAGAGCTGCAAGCGGCCCTGATGGTTAAGGCGTTCAACGGCGACCTGACTGTCCCACCACAACCCGATGATGTCCTGGATCCAGAATTACTGCAGAAACAACCAGCCTACCATCCAATCCCAGATTTCAAGGATGTGGACTACTACAGAGAGCTACAAGCGATCTTGGATGGTGCGGGAGGCTCTAATGATCCGTTGCAGCCTGTCAAATGGAATGAAGAGTACAAGCAAATGAGGATCGCGTCTACAGGCGATAAGCAAAAGCGTAATATCATTCTCACCCAGCACGCAAGTAACTTGAGAGCTCAAAACAAGCCCTACGAGCTGATCAACTTCTCATTATAG
- the ENO2 gene encoding phosphopyruvate hydratase ENO2 (ancestral locus Anc_5.62), whose amino-acid sequence MAVSKIYARSIYDSRGNPTVEVEITTQDGTFRSIVPSGASTGVHEALELRDGDKAKWMGKGVTQAVANVNNVIAPAFVKANIDVKNQEAVDEFLNSLDGTPNKGKLGANAILGVSMAAARAAAAEKKVPLYKHLADLAQAKPSPYVLPVPFLNVLNGGSHAGGALALQEFMIAPTGASSFAEAMRIGSEVYHNLKSLTKKRYGASAGNVGDEGGVAPNIQTAEEALDLIVDAIKAAGHEGKVKIGLDCASSEFYRDGKYDLDFKNPQSDSSKWLTGPQLADLYHSLTKKYPIISIEDPFAEDDWEAWSHFFKTAGVQIVADDLTVTNPLRIKTAIEKKAADALLLKVNQIGTLSESIKAARDSFAANWGVMVSHRSGETEDTFIADLVVGLRTGQIKTGAPARSERLAKLNQLLRIEEELGDKAVYAGEKFHHGFQL is encoded by the coding sequence ATGGCTGTCTCCAAGATTTACGCTAGATCCATCTACGACTCCCGTGGTAACCCAActgttgaagttgaaatCACCACCCAAGACGGTACTTTCAGATCCATCGTTCCATCTGGTGCTTCCACTGGTGTCCACGAAGCTTTGGAATTGAGAGATGGTGACAAAGCCAAGTGGATGGGTAAGGGTGTTACCCAGGCTGTTGCCAACGTCAACAACGTGATTGCTCCAGCTTTCGTCAAGGCTAACATCGACGTTAAGAACCAAGAAGCtgtcgatgagttcttGAACTCTTTGGACGGTACTCCAAACAAGGGTAAGTTGGGTGCTAACGCTATCTTGGGTGTCTCCATGGCTGCTGCcagagctgctgccgcCGAGAAGAAGGTGCCATTGTACAAGCACTTGGCTGACTTGGCTCAAGCTAAGCCATCTCCATACGTTTTGCCAGTTCCATTCTTGAACGTCTTGAACGGTGGTTCCCACGCCGGTGGTGCTTTGGCTTTGCAAGAATTCATGATTGCTCCAACTGGTGCTTCTTCCTTCGCTGAAGCCATGAGAATCGGTTCTGAAGTCTACCACAacttgaagtctttgaccaagaagagatacGGTGCTTCTGCCGGTAACGTTGGTGACGAAGGTGGTGTTGCTCCAAACATCcaaactgctgaagaagctttggACTTGATCGTTGACGCTATCAAGGCTGCTGGTCACGAAGGTAAGGTCAAGATCGGTTTGGACTGTGCTTCTTCCGAATTCTACAGGGACGGTAAGTACGACTtggacttcaagaacccACAATCTGACTCTTCCAAGTGGTTGACTGGTCCACAATTGGCTGACTTGTACCACTCCTTGACCAAGAAGTACCCAATCATCTCCATCGAAGACCCATTCGCTGAGGATGACTGGGAAGCTTGGTCccacttcttcaagaccgCTGGTGTCCAAATTGTTGCTGACGACTTGACTGTCACCAACCCATTGAGAATCAAGACCGCcatcgagaagaaggctgCTGACGCTTTGTTGTTGAAGGTCAACCAAATCGGTACTCTATCCGAATCCATCAAGGCCGCCAGAGACTCTTTCGCTGCTAACTGGGGTGTCATGGTCTCCCACAGATCCGGTGAGACTGAAGACACTTTCATTGCTGACTTGGTTGTCGGTTTGAGAACCGGTCAAATCAAGACTGGTGCCCCAGCTAGATCCGAGAGATTGGCTAAGTTGAACCAATTGTTGAGAATCGAAGAGGAATTGGGTGACAAGGCTGTCTACGCCGGTGAAAAGTTCCACCACGGTTTCCAATTGTAA
- the CTR2 gene encoding low-affinity Cu transporter (ancestral locus Anc_5.61), giving the protein MQHHDLTSTAGMSHGHGDMDMGDSDSCSMNMLFTWSYKNTCVIFRWWHIKTIYDLFLSFLAILFLSYLYEYLRYYIYKSQQNHGVLPGNSSSPERRRNKLYQSCWYGLQVGFSFMLMLVFMTYNGWLMIAVVLGATWGHYSWGARVKSATDEIPSMACH; this is encoded by the coding sequence ATGCAGCACCACGACCTTACCAGCACGGCAGGTATGAGCCACGGCCACGGAGACATGGACATGGGAGACAGCGACTCCTGTTCGATGAACATGCTCTTCACCTGGTCCTACAAGAACACATGCGTCATCTTCCGGTGGTGGCACATAAAGACGATCTACGATCTATTTCTAAGTTTCCTAGCTATCCTGTTCCTAAGTTACCTGTACGAATATCTGAGGTACTACATCTATAAATCGCAGCAGAACCATGGAGTCCTCCCCGGCAACTCCAGCTCGCCCGAGCGCAGAAGGAACAAGCTCTATCAAAGCTGCTGGTACGGCCTCCAAGTTGGCTTCTCCTTCATGCTCATGCTAGTATTCATGACCTACAACGGCTGGCTGATGATCGCCGTGGTTCTGGGGGCCACATGGGGCCATTACTCCTGGGGTGCCCGGGTCAAGTCTGCCACGGATGAAATACCCTCCATGGCGTGCCATTGA
- the RGD3 gene encoding Rgd3p (ancestral locus Anc_5.56): protein MLGAGRWDISKFWSEDYITGITAFIAQVNDDIVCIEREERFYRWFIDDWASVLIQGLGRKAHDTDLLEHEALCHLLANFKRSLDVEQLDIACLRPLQSMLKQAKRRRDEMEKLLRRLYSDYSRYFKAMREALDMYNRKAALSVMEEAKECNVDKFPIELDECLKFNSEIALGQFLEKVKQSMPRQKKGFMNYLGMEGNSSFQGKQLMDAIKKNSEKLDTSPYNLDRLGQKLLDLNLLREDALAVTSRRLFDQEAYYRWIETANDPSGRNSISGWVKGFSATAVGDLPLEPLKTRYFETCCKLELSRFELEKAIYENFENYSHFATLEIDRTLRKNRQIFNKLYGHDKGEAAVPHSPFLCYLRSSRAPIIKWEPAQDSLTQRTLMLGRDEIDDDALRAISLILTHVQGFADEADLRKRVSKAWRAGSAVEMQRAINLKIELIKTFRDTPDATNLKSVEALIRANRHAVANDWTGLIKLWLLELPNSLIPPRCIETISKHHDDSWLAGMPANNLLVLAEMCQHFRWLGQEFAAFQGPISHYFMRRVDCIHDFPGDCRKLEPWLAAFLTASDSPERLQQASKDNNSRATTPASPSPPAIQVLEPEPTMTPPPADPDHSFKPRPFRTASAASSAPGSPLPSRDSRRISGLVIEAPESN, encoded by the coding sequence ATGTTGGGCGCTGGTCGGTGGGACATTAGCAAATTCTGGTCTGAAGACTATATCACTGGAATCACGGCGTTCATAGCTCAGGTAAATGATGACATAGTTTGCATAGAGAGAGAAGAACGGTTTTACCGATGGTTCATTGATGATTGGGCCAGCGTTCTAATTCAAGGATTGGGGAGAAAAGCCCATGATACAGATTTGCTCGAGCATGAAGCGCTATGCCATCTGCTGGCTAATTTTAAGAGGTCGCTCGATGTTGAGCAGCTGGACATTGCTTGCTTAAGACCTTTGCAGTCTATGTTGAAGCAAGCAAAACGACGGCGTGATGAAATGGAGAAGTTGCTGAGAAGACTATATTCAGACTACTCTAGGTATTTTAAAGCAATGAGGGAAGCCTTGGACATGTATAATCGGAAGGCGGCCCTGTCGGTCAtggaagaagcaaaagagTGCAACGTTGACAAGTTCCCGATCGAGCTCGATGAGTGCTTAAAATTTAACAGTGAGATTGCATTAGGTCAGTTCCTGGAAAAGGTGAAACAGTCGATGCCGAGACAGAAGAAGGGCTTCATGAATTATCTGGGCATGGAGGGAAACAGCTCGTTCCAGGGCAAACAATTAATGGATGCAATCAAAAAGAACAGCGAGAAACTTGACACTTCACCGTATAATCTAGATAGATTGGGACaaaagctgctggatctAAATCTGCTTCGTGAAGACGCTCTTGCGGTTACGAGCAGGCGGCTcttcgatcaagaagcatATTACCGCTGGATAGAGACTGCTAACGATCCGAGCGGCAGAAACTCTATAAGCGGTTGGGTCAAAGGGTTCTCCGCGACCGCTGTGGGCGATTTACCTCTAGAGCCTTTGAAGACCAGATACTTTGAAACATGCTGCAAGCTAGAGTTGTCAAGGTTTGAGCTGGAGAAGGCCATCTACGAAAACTTCGAAAATTACTCCCATTTCGCGACCCTTGAGATCGATCGAACGCTCAGGAAGAACCGgcagatcttcaacaagctcTACGGACATGATAAGGGAGAGGCCGCGGTGCCGCACTCACCGTTTCTGTGCTACCTGCGAAGCAGCCGAGCACCCATAATCAAGTGGGAGCCGGCTCAAGACTCTCTAACGCAACGGACGCTGATGCTCGGGCGCGATGAGATCGATGACGACGCTCTGCGAGCGATCAGCCTGATCTTGACCCATGTGCAAGGGTTTGCcgatgaagctgatctCAGGAAAAGGGTCTCGAAGGCATGGCGAGCGGGCAGCGCTGTCGAAATGCAGCGAGCGATCAATCTCAAGAtagagctgatcaagaCTTTCAGAGACACGCCGGACGCCACCAATCTGAAAAGCGTCGAAGCGCTGATCCGCGCCAACCGGCACGCTGTGGCTAACGACTGGACAGGTCTGATCAAACTATGGCTATTAGAGTTGCCAAACAGCCTGATCCCGCCAAGATGCATCGAAACGATCTCGAAACACCACGACGACTCGTGGTTGGCCGGCATGCCGGCCAACAACCTGCTCGTGCTGGCCGAAATGTGCCAGCACTTCCGCTGGCTGGGGCAAGAGTTCGCGGCCTTCCAAGGCCCGATATCCCACTACTTCATGAGAAGAGTAGATTGCATTCACGATTTCCCTGGCGACTGCAGGAAGCTCGAACCCTGGCTGGCTGCCTTCCTGACGGCGTCGGATTCTCCGGAAAGGCTCCAGCAGGCATCCAAAGACAACAACTCTCGTGCTACAACGCCCGCCTCTCCGTCGCCGCCCGCTATCCAAGTGCTCGAACCCGAACCTACCATGACACCGCCGCCCGCGGACCCGGACCACTCGTTCAAGCCAAGACCATTCAGGACAGCCTCTGCTGCAAGCTCCGCGCCCGGCTCGCCACTACCGAGCCGCGACTCGAGGAGAATCAGCGGTCTCGTCATCGAGGCTCCAGAGTCCAATTGA